In one window of Helianthus annuus cultivar XRQ/B chromosome 17, HanXRQr2.0-SUNRISE, whole genome shotgun sequence DNA:
- the LOC110924088 gene encoding zinc finger protein 5-like encodes MGKVVSNFISSSRDIKHMDSSKTSYKKIKLFGFEIDPHKNNGSTFKGLISEQEESQHLSSSSVSSKNEKSPTATFKETKKLECPYCFRRFLNAQALGGHQNAHKRERMKKQRSLLQARKAIIGHYLQTYDQSINNDVINISFHGYCTGEYSEPDNITFGLYDEDLVSFKETYNSACKHATSSRRMFCLSSDDSRQPYKDVDLQLALSSDSTM; translated from the coding sequence ATGGGAAAGGTTGTGTCTAATTTTATTTCATCATCAAGGGATATAAAGCATATGGATTCTTCCAAAACATCATATAAAAAGATCAAATTATTCGGGTTTGAGATTGATCCTCACAAAAATAATGGATCAACGTTCAAAGGGTTAATTAGTGAACAAGAAGAAAGCCAGCATCTATCATCCTCATCAGTCTCCTCCAAGAATGAAAAGTCTCCAACGGCAACTTTTAAAGAAACAAAGAAGTTGGAGTGCCCATATTGTTTCAGAAGGTTTTTAAATGCGCAAGCGTTAGGCGGTCATCAAAACGCGCATAAAAGAGAACGAATGAAGAAGCAAAGGTCACTATTACAAGCTAGAAAAGCCATCATCGGTCATTACCTCCAAACCTACGACCAGAGTATTAATAATGATGTGATCAACATAAGTTTTCATGGTTATTGTACAGGTGAATATAGTGAACCAGATAACATTACTTTTGGTTTGTACGATGAAGACCTAGTATCCTTTAAGGAAACATACAATTCTGCTTGCAAGCATGCCACAAGCTCAAGAAGGATGTTTTGTTTATCATCAGATGATTCAAGGCAACCTTACAAAGATGTGGATCTTCAATTGGCTCTAAGTTCAGACTCCACCATGTAA
- the LOC110924087 gene encoding uncharacterized protein LOC110924087: MLDRIATAVTLRNRGVNIPKVVCKICGAADETAVHILLQCNYAKRVWEEITNWIKIPIIDTDGDLKKLMKDINDIQRNWKIKKVIHAVTIQTLWSLWRARNDKVFKGKHEGLQIIVEDIKELPTKV, encoded by the coding sequence ATGTTAGACAGAATAGCGACGGCAGTGACACTTAGAAATAGAGGCGTAAACATCCCGAAAGTCGTATGCAAAATATGCGGTGCAGCCGACGAGACTGCAGTTCATATTCTGCTTCAATGCAATTACGCAAAACGAGTTTGGGAGGAGATAACCAACTGGATAAAGATACCAATAATAGATACCGATGGGGACTTGAAAAAACTTATGAAAGATATCAACGATATTCAGAGGAATTGGAAAATAAAAAAGGTTATACATGCAGTCACAATCCAAacgttatggtcattatggaGAGCAAGAAATGATAAAGTGTTCAAAGGGAAACATGAAGGGTTACAGATTATTGTGGAGGATATCAAAGAACTTCCTACCAAGGTGTGA